One genomic window of Undibacterium cyanobacteriorum includes the following:
- a CDS encoding MarR family winged helix-turn-helix transcriptional regulator codes for MSIPQKLLVMKSNPKQNTKPHPSALEDHLGFWMRYVSNQVSARFEAELVAHDVSVTEWVALRALYAEAITTHAGLIDALGMTKGAASKIISKLEAKGLVVRDFVDGGAREQVLSLTAAGRRLVPKLSNVADRNDDHFFGHLGERKRQQLIADLQELVAYHQMKQVPVK; via the coding sequence GTGAGCATTCCACAGAAATTGCTCGTCATGAAATCCAACCCTAAACAAAACACCAAACCCCACCCCAGCGCGCTCGAAGACCATCTCGGCTTTTGGATGCGTTATGTTTCTAACCAAGTTTCCGCACGCTTTGAGGCGGAGTTGGTGGCGCATGATGTGAGTGTGACGGAGTGGGTGGCTTTGCGGGCTTTGTATGCGGAGGCGATTACCACGCATGCCGGGTTGATTGATGCTTTGGGTATGACTAAGGGCGCGGCTTCTAAGATTATTTCCAAGCTAGAGGCCAAGGGTTTGGTGGTGCGTGATTTTGTTGATGGTGGTGCGCGTGAGCAGGTGCTGAGTTTGACCGCTGCTGGGCGACGTTTGGTGCCGAAGTTATCGAATGTGGCAGATCGTAATGATGATCATTTCTTCGGACACTTGGGTGAGAGGAAACGCCAGCAATTGATCGCTGAT